One Drosophila willistoni isolate 14030-0811.24 chromosome 2R unlocalized genomic scaffold, UCI_dwil_1.1 Seg167, whole genome shotgun sequence DNA segment encodes these proteins:
- the LOC6644256 gene encoding uncharacterized protein LOC6644256, translated as MVGLKQLVVVLLPLVYLLCPCLACPPEVCVCKWKGGKQTVECGGQQLSTIPEGMDPGTQVLNFSGNSLQVLQSERFLRMDLLNLQKIHLSRNQLIRIHEKAFRGLTNLVELDLSENALQHVPSETFQDYSSLMRLSLSGNPIRELKTSAFRHLSFLTTLELSNCQVERIENEAFVGMDNLEWLRLDGNRISFIQGNHILPKSLHGISLHSNRWNCDCRLLDVHSWLTNYNIPLAEEPKCMEPARLKGQVIKQLQRPQLACLPEVSPQSSYTEVSEGRNMSITCLVRAIPEPKVLWLFNGQVMSNDSLMDNLHMYYYIDESIGGSGAEEKRSEIFIYNVGAEDNGTFSCVGQNIAGTTFSNYTLRVIIKEPPVVNEVSFPRDYMNYIVASSAGGGIIFVVLLCTIVVKCKRTSEPAKQGKKCDQVTSIAGGGSDSNTTSSQDTGLGMMKCASILNDNSESLNGNAGLLLADTLTPTKVTNGGAGGGIILGGQMKQNLLLYATPNPASNQPQQLQLNVNLMGNGGAGSPPLLIGNASAYCSPPASLRNYQEKNPDLVNDAESVKHKLKTAVSLDAADVYETSSDCGQYEGCYQLHPAQPHHPLMGRFTQAMTTLPRGMQLKSIAAASGAASPHQVDVHLNPVCFLGQDGFAYDYSSAHLIQQTPQQQQQQQQQQQQQQQHQQQLQQQQLPPNTNFYRTLPHNRLQKHQQFQGAIPPNSSLRYSLEAEFIQRTAPPVSYEKYQLPNVRFTAEGYPQQQQQQLQLQQQFPSPPEGYKTSDLQALSAPFQQWPSCLPGYHAQPMRFVQSPTTQATASQSPTQLTAPPPPPSTGSSTIPELDETEAAAAGTSPKPRADEAEAAAATATATTGSTTSNTTDEQHTTANGDSSKLKQLNGPLADSPDEGYVGDGQETSDI; from the coding sequence ATGGTCGGCTTAAAACAACTTGTTGTAGTGCTTTTACCTTTGGTATATTTGCTCTGCCCTTGCCTGGCGTGCCCCCCAGAGGTGTGCGTTTGTAAGTGGAAGGGCGGCAAGCAGACAGTCGAGTGCGGTGGCCAGCAATTATCGACCATACCAGAGGGCATGGATCCTGGCACACAAGTTCTGAACTTTAGTGGCAATTCCTTGCAGGTTCTGCAATCGGAGAGATTTCTACGCATGGACTTACTCAATCTGCAAAAGATCCATTTGTCGCGCAATCAATTGATACGCATCCACGAGAAGGCTTTTCGAGGTCTTACAAATCTTGTGGAACTTGATCTCAGTGAAAATGCTCTGCAGCATGTGCCGAGCGAAACATTTCAGGACTACAGTTCCCTGATGCGTCTCTCGTTGAGTGGGAATCCCATCAGAGAGCTCAAAACCTCAGCCTTTCGCCACTTGTCATTTCTGACTACCCTGGAGTTGTCCAATTGCCAGGTGGAGCGCATCGAGAACGAGGCATTTGTGGGCATGGATAATTTAGAGTGGTTGCGTTTGGATGGCAATCGCATTAGCTTTATTCAGGGAAATCATATATTGCCCAAGTCTCTGCATGGCATTAGCCTGCACAGCAATCGCTGGAATTGTGATTGCCGATTGCTGGACGTCCATTCATGGCTAACCAATTATAATATTCCATTGGCCGAGGAGCCCAAGTGCATGGAGCCGGCGAGACTGAAGGGCCAAGTGATCAAGCAATTGCAGCGGCCCCAATTGGCCTGTCTGCCGGAGGTGAGTCCTCAGTCTAGCTACACTGAGGTGAGTGAGGGCAGAAATATGTCCATCACATGCTTGGTTAGGGCCATACCAGAACCAAAGGTCCTGTGGCTCTTCAATGGTCAGGTGATGAGCAATGACAGTTTGATGGATAACCTGCACATGTACTACTACATTGACGAGAGCATTGGAGGCAGTGGAGCGGAGGAGAAGCGCAGTGAGATCTTCATCTATAATGTGGGAGCCGAAGATAATGGCACCTTCTCGTGTGTGGGTCAAAACATAGCTGGAACCACATTTAGCAACTACACATTAAGGGTGATCATCAAGGAGCCTCCAGTGGTCAATGAGGTGTCCTTTCCCAGGGACTACATGAATTATATTGTGGCCAGCAGTGCGGGTGGCGGCATCATCTTTGTGGTCCTCCTCTGCACAATTGTGGTCAAGTGTAAGCGCACCTCAGAGCCGGCCAAGCAGGGCAAGAAATGTGATCAGGTCACAAGCATAGCTGGAGGTGGATCAGATTCCAATACAACTAGTTCACAAGACACCGGCCTGGGTATGATGAAATGCGCTTCGATATTGAATGACAACTCCGAGAGTCTCAATGGCAATGCGGGTCTTCTACTGGCTGACACTTTGACTCCAACCAAGGTCACAAATGGCGGTGCAGGTGGTGGCATTATACTCGGTGGACAGATGAAGCAGAATCTTCTGCTCTATGCCACACCCAATCCTGCTTCCAATCAACCACAGCAACTACAATTGAATGTAAATCTCATGGGCAATGGAGGAGCTGGTTCCCCACCTTTACTCATTGGCAACGCATCGGCATATTGCTCGCCGCCGGCCTCATTGCGAAATTACCAAGAGAAGAATCCAGATCTGGTCAATGATGCGGAAAGTGTCAAGCATAAACTAAAGACTGCCGTCTCCTTAGATGCAGCAGATGTCTATGAGACCTCAAGTGATTGCGGCCAATACGAAGGCTGCTATCAATTGCATCCAGCTCAGCCGCATCATCCTCTCATGGGACGTTTTACCCAGGCCATGACCACCTTGCCTAGGGGTATGCAGCTGAAATCGATAGCTGCAGCCTCTGGTGCTGCCTCCCCTCATCAGGTGGATGTTCATTTGAATCCTGTATGTTTCCTGGGTCAAGATGGCTTCGCATATGACTATAGCAGTGCCCATTTGATACAGCAGAcaccacagcagcagcagcagcagcagcaacaacaacaacagcaacagcagcaccaacaacagttgcagcaacaacagctgCCACCAAATACGAATTTCTATCGAACACTGCCCCACAATCGTTTGCAGAAGCATCAGCAATTCCAAGGAGCCATCCCGCCAAACTCCAGTCTACGTTATAGTCTGGAGGCGGAGTTCATCCAAAGGACCGCTCCTCCTGTAAGCTATGAGAAATATCAGTTGCCCAATGTCCGTTTCACTGCCGAGGGCTATccccaacaacagcagcagcaacttcaATTGCAACAGCAGTTCCCCTCTCCACCAGAAGGTTACAAAACTAGCGATCTTCAAGCCTTGTCTGCTCCTTTCCAGCAGTGGCCTAGCTGTTTGCCGGGGTATCATGCTCAGCCCATGCGCTTTGTTCAATCACCCACCACCCAGGCAACGGCTAGCCAATCACCCACCCAGCTGACAgctccacctccacctccaTCAACTGGCTCCAGCACCATACCCGAACTGGATGAAACagaggcggcagcagcaggcaCTTCACCCAAGCCTAGAGCCGATGAAGCGGAAGCAGCGGCAGCGACAGCGACAGCGACAACGGGATCCACCACATCTAATACCACAGACGAGCAGCATACAACTGCAAATGGTGACTCCTCCAAACTGAAGCAACTGAATGGCCCTTTGGCCGATAGTCCTGATGAGGGTTATGTGGGAGATGGTCAGGAGACTAGCGATATATGA